The following nucleotide sequence is from Dunckerocampus dactyliophorus isolate RoL2022-P2 chromosome 7, RoL_Ddac_1.1, whole genome shotgun sequence.
gattttctTCTGACCCTGTCACGCATGACCAACTGTGCTTCTTGCCTTTCTCAAAATTCTCTGGATCTGGGATTTCGATATTCTCCACTTCAATCGctggtatttttatttttgcatcaacTCCGTCACTTTCAAGAAGGTTTTCAAGATTCTCCACCTGCTGTATGTTTACCTCATGCGGCTGAGTGTTTTCCTTCACTGACAGACTTCGCTGCTTTTCATTCTTCCATGTTTCCTCATGGCTCTCCAGCAGAGCAGGGTGGGATTCACTTCCTGCATATTCATCATTTTCTTCAGCCTCCGAAATCTCCCGACCCGTGTCGAGATGCTCTCCCTCTTCCCAAACTTGATTCTGAAACCCAGACGACAGTTCGGACTTTGCTTCATTAGCCTGGCACCTCTTTTCCGGAGAGGCCCACTGGTCGTTTTCGTCGGGCCACAAGTGCAAGTCACTTGATTGTGAATGACGCTGGCAGTCAAGCCAACAAGTCCTTTTGTGTTCTTTCACCTCCACCCTACTCTCATTGCCGACATTGTCATCGCTACTCAAGGATTCCCTTAGGGGTGACCCCTCCTCCATGGCGTTACTCAGCTCTGTAGCAGCCAACTGCTTCTCTGCTGCCTCAATTCCGTCTGAGCAGTGCAGGTGTCTTAGGCCCAGCTGATTGTGGCTTGTGTCGTGCAGCTCCAGCTCAGGCACCTTGTTACTTCTCTCAGCAGCTTCCTCTTTCCAGGAGGCAAACTGTAAACTCAATTGATCATCTACGGACTTCCCTACACTTGAATCTACTAATGTCGGGGTTTCATTGATGGTTGGACCGCCCCACAGTTCAGATGATTTAGACTCTGTGTTGTTGCCGGGAGATTCTACAATGTTATTTAGAGAAGAGTGGTTTTCCATTTGCATATATTCCTTGCTGTTGGGCCTTTCGGACGCAGCATCCGTCACACTAATGCTCCTGGTAGATAGTTTCATGTCTTTCTCTGCAAAGTCCAGGTATTTGCAGTCTGTTACATGagaaatgatgtcatctgcATAGTGGCGGTCTTTTGCATATCCATCGGTGTGTGGCAGGCTCTTTAGAGGCTCATCCTCGAGTTTCGTAAACAGTGTATCAATAAAGTCAACACAGTCTTTGGTCTGTGGACCAACAAACTGTTGGGAGGATTTTTGACCATTCAGAAAAATGCCAGAATCGTCCCGCTTCCCTGACTTGAAGCTTTTGCTCGGAATATGTATGGCATCAGGCGTATTttcaaatgatgtcattttttcagATGTCTGTATGCGGTTTCCAAAATGGCGCTTGTGTTCCACCTCACCCTCTTCTTCAGTTTCAGTTTTTTCCTCAATCCCAGTCAGCATTCCCCTCTCCCCACCTCGTCCGCTGCTCGCCCTGGACCCGATTAGTCCGTCTGTGTTTCTCCTGCTCATGCCATCCCCTTCCCAGTCACTGTCTGAGAAATAAGCCGAGTCGCGGTGCGGCGTTTCATTTCCCAGAGCCCGCCATCCACCGCCTCCCCCTCCGGTCCAGGAGTCACTCGGAGTGAGGCAGTCTGCAGAGCTGGACGTCGTAGGCGACAGGACAGAGTCAGTGGGGGTGACCAGGGAAACATCAGCGGATGCATCCCAGTCTGGGGTTGTTGGAGTGGTGGTAGCTTCTTCGGATACGTGTTTTTCTTGAACACTgtcattgtgttgtgatgaatgCTTCTTTTCTGTCTCTGTGTTGTGAGCGCAACAATCTTTTGAGCCATCTGAATCAACTGCTACTTGATCAGTGCTGCCCTTATCCTCGTCATCCCTCCCTAGCTCGCCATTCTGGACAAAAGAAGATTTTGGACTATTCGTAATGAGTGCTTTTACAGTGATGGACACATCAAGATCTTTGTTGGACACCGAAAGATCTCTGGTTTGCTCTTCTCCTCTTGAAGGTAAAGCAGGTCCATCTAAACACTCATCCTCTTTCTGACATGATGTAATCGTTTGGTTGTGTAGTAAGCCATTTTTGGGCATGATTTCTGCAAAAACATAGTCCCCAGACCGGCAATGGTCCGCACTTCCTTGGTTCTCCTGTTTAATGGCTGATCCTATGTGGAGGATTGGAATCTCGGGTCTGGTAGAAACTTTGATCTCACTCTTTTTAGCACGCTTGGTCACTTGGGCATAGATGGCTTCAGTTTGTGGCTCATCTTTTCCTCTGCTGGATGAGCGTATAGAACTCTCTGACTGAAACTGGATGGTCTGAGCAGTGCTTGGGTCGATGCATATGGACTCATATTCGGGTGAGAGAACGGTAGGAGAGGATTCTCCTTCTTTCCTGTTCGCTGACATGTTTTGTCTCGATATGATTTCAGTCAGAAACGTCTCTGCTGATTGGATCTCCTTCAGGAACTCTTCCCTGGTCATTTCTGTTCTCTGTTGCTCCGTCTCGGTCTCTTGTGGTTCACACTCTGCCTTCCCTGTGGTGATCTCTGAGACGAGCGAGTGTGACCTTCTGATACCTGTGGAATAAGGGTCTTCTGCTTTGGTGGATGGAGGAAGGTCTGGATCACACATGTACGGATGCAACCTTGACCCTGCAGGGTAAAGGTATTTCACAGGATCGTTTCCCGACCCTCCATTCAGATCTGTGTCCGTATCGATCTCAGTCAGAAAGAGATCCCCCTGGAATGATTCACCACAGGCTGTAAAGTCCTTTTCTGTCCCAGTGCTGTTCTCTGTCCCCCATGACTGTCCTGCTGAGCCCAGCTCTGTGATCAAAGACTGGGAGCGCCGCATCCCTTTGTTAGGCAACTCAAAGTTTTTGGATCTCTCTCCATCTCCTTTCTGGTCCTTCTCCCATGAAATGTCGGACATGCCCTCGTGTGCCTCTGCCACAGTAGATATTTCTGTTAGAAACAGGTGCATGGGGGATTTCTTGGCAGCAGCCACACGTGATGCCTGAAGTTCTGCATCTTCTTTCCAAATGGCCGGCAGGATGGTGTCGAGGCGTGACTGTGTTCTTTTCATTCCCCTGGAAAAGAGCCCTGCAACGACCGGTTCTGCATCCTCGGACAGGCTAGAATGAGTGACAGTAGTGCTTTGTTTCTCAGGCGACATGAAGGGGGAATCATCCTCGTCTGAGTAGGTGGGACTGGACGAGGACCGGCCGTCAGTCTGGGGCTGTGGCCGAGGTATATTGCGATAAATGGGACGCAAGGGGTTTTCTCTACGAACGGGTGAGTCAAAGTCTTTCACACGTGAGTCCTTggagttgtgtgttgtgtgcctgGTGCCGAGGTCACAGGATAGCGGGTCTCTCTTGAATCTACTACTGTATCTGGAGTAAGAGTCACTGTTGTAGCTCGGACAAGTTCTTTGTTTCGTGTGGGGAGGGAGAGGTGGAGGACACATTTGAGGTGCGGGGTAAATGGGGTGACTGGATGGGGGCAGAGATGGGGATAGGGATGGAGATGGAGGTAAAGTCTGTCGAGAGCGATGGAGCCCCAAGTGACCGTAGCTAGAAGGTGGGCAGTTGTTCATCTGAAGGGGGTCAGTCTCGATTTTACCGCTCATGTTGTAGTGAGGAAGTCCTCTGTATCCAAGAGGGGGTGCTGGTAGGGGGCGTGAGTGAAGGTGGTTGGCTGAGGACATAGACATGGAGCGAGGTTTTGGAGGAAGGACCGGAGCTTGAGAACTCGCGGATGGTTTCTTATCAGAGTTCTTCTCCTCTTCGTCATCCTCCCCTAAATTGATCACAGAGAAGTCGGTCACTCTGCTCGAAGTGTCCCTGAATTCGGCCACGCCTGTGTTGGGCACCTGGAGTTTAACCTCGCTTGATCGCACCATCTGGATGCCTTTTCCACCTGTGCACTTGTCGGAGGAACAATAGGGTACTCGCTCTTTTCCCAGCATGCCACTGCGGATTTCTACAAGCTCCATGTCTCCAGGGCAAATGGAGTCAGACCTACAAGACGACCGGGTCTTCCCCTTAAGAGTCGGTGACTTGTCCTGGGGCGTGTGCTCCTCTAATCGGATGTAGTACTCACTGGCGAGGGAGGGGCTACGTGCGCTGATCACTGGGACCACAGTGGGAGTGTCTAAGGACTGTCTGTGGTTGTTGTTCACAGTCGGAATGGGTTGAGCTGGAGGGAGAGGTTTGTAGCCTCGTCTGGCATGGGCCTTCTcccaaaaatattcaaagttcAAGCCTTTGCTGGTTTCCGTCACGGTCAGGATGTCATCCAGTTCAGACGAGGAATGCGCGCCCCGGTTGGCAACTGGGTCCAGCAAGGGGTAGGAACTGTGTCGGTTCTCTCGCTCCCTTTGTCGCTCGTGTGCCGCAGCCTGGAAGGCAGGCGGGCGTAGTAAGTCCCAGCGTCGCTCAAACGACTCATCGATCTCGCCCCTCCTCGCTCGGGCCTCTTCGTACTCCTCATCCTCTTCATCCTCACTCCCCCTTGACGTTTCCCGCTCGGCAGCCAggagggaggagaggaggaggaatatCTCAGCTACTGACGGGCGCTGAGATGGAGGTAGCCAGCAGGACTGCATGATCTCATACCTGAGGAGAGGAAAAGAGTCATGAGTCATGTTCGGTAAAAAGATCAAAATTGACTCAGCCTGTCGTGAACAAGCCCACTGACCAGTAGTCCGCATGGGAGAGTTTGAGTCTGGGCTGGGCCAGCGTGATCTGTCGCTCCCTGATGACAAACGTCAGGACCTCTTCGTCACTCAGGTGTCTGTGGGGCTGAGAGCCAAACTCAAACAGCTCCCATATGACCACTCCCAGGGACCTGGAAGCAGGACATTGAGGACATAACTTATTATGGCATCACATTCATGAAGACTAGATTGAGGGGgacgtcgacataaacgggttccactgtaatacaCTCACTGGACATTGGTCACTCTATTAAGTCCACAAATACAAGTACTACCGCTGTGtcaattcaaaaacaaaaaccttaaagtaaaagtgcactttttttttttttattttgcccatcatccacaatcctttttctttactttgtgttttaaagatataaaacagctaaaaagaggcagctaattaatgtatgtaatgggacacacctattccgacTAGAAAGCCCGAAATTAACTCAatcacagccatttttcaaaagacaaccccttcagtagcggccattttagaatattgtgttgtatggttatataaccatggaacctaccaaaagaaagattagactcccgtctttcatcaggaaaaaaagtttgtttctacctttttgtgtgctttagtaatcagcagtagaacataggtaagtttcaggaaaatatcagttcctgactataATACAACACAAgaaaggcttgttttacatcaaaataacaatttatttacaaatatgacaccatgaactatttacagttttcatatttggaatggaagtatgtgtgtgcatgtgtatgcctgtgtgtgtgcatgcccgAGTGCGTGTCAGTATGCGCGCACGCCTTAAAATTTCCCGACAATCtactgcatgctacactcctccaagctctgccacttcctccttcctgtcatgtatgATTTCTCTATTTACATGAtcgctgccgagctcttatcaaatgcacttctgccatctagtggccgtttttatgacttaaaactACTTTACAGCCAAATGctttagtggggagttgcgtcatgaTCTCTTTTAGCCTCTcccgcaaaaaaacgtaaaagacgtataattacgcatttggtattgaatgagttaacaccTCCAAAATtttggctagtagctagcctgtgtggtgtggcgaggtgtcactacgggtgtaaagtagttcttgggcgtaacaatgttcacaataataacaacaatgtcactgtagtttggttaatatgcaggtcacattggaaatttttggaggttttttcagaaggctttatcggcggaataggtgcatcctattacgtgcattcttagctgcctctgtTGATCTGTTTAGATATCTTCAAAAGGCAcggaaaaaagaaagacgtgtgttcatgtctcacataagaattgtgcatgatgggcaaaattctaaaaaaaaaaaatgcacttttcctttaaagacgTCACAGAATGATTAATCAaacaatatgttcattattgtggTTGGAGATTGCAGTGGCGGACCGTACCAGTCCAAAGTTTTGACACACTTTCCCTTGCAATTTGAATGAAAaagcgtgtccaaacttttgaaagGGACACAACTGTACTCCCTCATGCTAGGAGCTGCTTCTGATAGTTTGTAGAGAAATAAGGTGAACAT
It contains:
- the lmtk3 gene encoding uncharacterized protein lmtk3 encodes the protein MRPHCWVMVALAGVMSYISPDRALGAPQREVSQSRTASLSPPPYVVILISCSGLVSFVLLLLTCLCCKKGGVGFNEFDNADGEECSGGSSPIQEDSLSSCPSLPEVYTLPVRERHNCAALRDGGDSKSACFKRHTLNYLQEIGNGWFGKVILAEVLCDCSSSQVVVKELRVSASPLEQRKFLAESEPYRSLKHPNILQCLGQCSESIPFLLVMEFCQLGDLKRYLRAQRKSDGMTPDLPTRDLLTLQRMAFEITSGLLHLHDNNYIHSDLALRNCLLTSDLTVRIGDYGLSHNQYKEDYYLTPDKLWIPLRWIAPELLEEYRGALIVTDQTKTSNVWSLGVVIWELFEFGSQPHRHLSDEEVLTFVIRERQITLAQPRLKLSHADYWYEIMQSCWLPPSQRPSVAEIFLLLSSLLAAERETSRGSEDEEDEEYEEARARRGEIDESFERRWDLLRPPAFQAAAHERQRERENRHSSYPLLDPVANRGAHSSSELDDILTVTETSKGLNFEYFWEKAHARRGYKPLPPAQPIPTVNNNHRQSLDTPTVVPVISARSPSLASEYYIRLEEHTPQDKSPTLKGKTRSSCRSDSICPGDMELVEIRSGMLGKERVPYCSSDKCTGGKGIQMVRSSEVKLQVPNTGVAEFRDTSSRVTDFSVINLGEDDEEEKNSDKKPSASSQAPVLPPKPRSMSMSSANHLHSRPLPAPPLGYRGLPHYNMSGKIETDPLQMNNCPPSSYGHLGLHRSRQTLPPSPSLSPSLPPSSHPIYPAPQMCPPPLPPHTKQRTCPSYNSDSYSRYSSRFKRDPLSCDLGTRHTTHNSKDSRVKDFDSPVRRENPLRPIYRNIPRPQPQTDGRSSSSPTYSDEDDSPFMSPEKQSTTVTHSSLSEDAEPVVAGLFSRGMKRTQSRLDTILPAIWKEDAELQASRVAAAKKSPMHLFLTEISTVAEAHEGMSDISWEKDQKGDGERSKNFELPNKGMRRSQSLITELGSAGQSWGTENSTGTEKDFTACGESFQGDLFLTEIDTDTDLNGGSGNDPVKYLYPAGSRLHPYMCDPDLPPSTKAEDPYSTGIRRSHSLVSEITTGKAECEPQETETEQQRTEMTREEFLKEIQSAETFLTEIISRQNMSANRKEGESSPTVLSPEYESICIDPSTAQTIQFQSESSIRSSSRGKDEPQTEAIYAQVTKRAKKSEIKVSTRPEIPILHIGSAIKQENQGSADHCRSGDYVFAEIMPKNGLLHNQTITSCQKEDECLDGPALPSRGEEQTRDLSVSNKDLDVSITVKALITNSPKSSFVQNGELGRDDEDKGSTDQVAVDSDGSKDCCAHNTETEKKHSSQHNDSVQEKHVSEEATTTPTTPDWDASADVSLVTPTDSVLSPTTSSSADCLTPSDSWTGGGGGGWRALGNETPHRDSAYFSDSDWEGDGMSRRNTDGLIGSRASSGRGGERGMLTGIEEKTETEEEGEVEHKRHFGNRIQTSEKMTSFENTPDAIHIPSKSFKSGKRDDSGIFLNGQKSSQQFVGPQTKDCVDFIDTLFTKLEDEPLKSLPHTDGYAKDRHYADDIISHVTDCKYLDFAEKDMKLSTRSISVTDAASERPNSKEYMQMENHSSLNNIVESPGNNTESKSSELWGGPTINETPTLVDSSVGKSVDDQLSLQFASWKEEAAERSNKVPELELHDTSHNQLGLRHLHCSDGIEAAEKQLAATELSNAMEEGSPLRESLSSDDNVGNESRVEVKEHKRTCWLDCQRHSQSSDLHLWPDENDQWASPEKRCQANEAKSELSSGFQNQVWEEGEHLDTGREISEAEENDEYAGSESHPALLESHEETWKNEKQRSLSVKENTQPHEVNIQQVENLENLLESDGVDAKIKIPAIEVENIEIPDPENFEKGKKHSWSCVTGSEENQNFNIWPQKEDLPPPAETDSVLVDCFPHILESKHAKIAICITEAFETSLDQENLDSYLHTEAEVSPCSAERYTEESVSIEKEEEDSPVDNSSSVDFPSPPPSIDLDVQDDKLESLDDSFPSPPPSVSEAEEFGSTGLEDCSAEADITPQTPCIPSVHVTLDSESNFTSETGSLDITNQTRAPVNSLPELLISEWKDMDEEALEDFEKLEQLCHISGDEEEALGDIFLENLELLESLKKTPDQKDSNSGETISDLSKGTRADLEDQGTPSSDIVEEDGNDVPSSPGQMPDPKDQGSLSKMTTKNGLKMQVCEERLQFSLSENVKTNVLWGMTVKDTVTLRPWGEQAMEDCSETVAEEDLNEDESQTVQESVSCIQSDTECEEAKPEPLTVLEQPEVTMLQSTANQAIKAKVARLSLALPPLALALPVGSAGKDGAIGSRIGRRRGLLPGSDPEDEEEDEAEDESSRRVIVVTETDVDKRVGLRSLLKSPKEPLDRGRDRGRNVSFFDDVTIYLFDQETPTNELSTSTPMSPAAVSVKNTKLDFHGPKSKDSKRKEDSSVKARAPGGGTNLVTSSRFTVSPAKDPHMV